tccatatttgtctatttgatctgacaaaattctatttgctctgatacattattttagcctatatggctctgatacatatcatgtgttcaaatatacattttatgttctgactcgttcatgctgacttttgtcgtttagtttttgttctgtaacatttcaggatgtagagatgctcagatgatgctctggtacattcaacaatgttctgatacaaatctagcatgaagtgatgttggtagaaattcaaagttctgaagctatccgagggaagcagaaatcagaagctgtgaatgttctaaagatccagaaaactcaagttctgaagctgtcctaaatggaagcagaaatcagaagctgtgaatgttcagaagatcaaagaaattcaagttctgaaactgtcctagatggaagcagaagtcagaagctgtgaatgttcagaagatcaaagaaattcaagttctgaagctgtcctagatggaagcaggaatcagaagctgtgagtgttctaggaatctaaagaaattctagttctgaagctgtccaatggaagcagaagtcagaagctatgaattctctaaagacagaagcttatatgatcgtctctaccgaaataatcagggaagtcttttattaaagttcttcgagtatttatttcagggggagattatttatctcagggggagattgttaatctcagggggagacatattcatatgcttatgctatagctgtgtaatttgtcttttgccgtctgttctttctgatcgcaaattcatatcatttatatatgtttttgtcatcatcaaaaagggggagattgttagaacaagatttgttctgatcaattatcttagttttgatgataacaataatatgaattttgcttaagattatatggtactctaatccattgcaatttccttttcaggaaatatataaagagtacgcataattcagcgctcagaagctttgtctcaaagggttcagcatgcaacatcagaacatggtctggcaagacatcagaagatggtcgaagcagaatcagaacatgggtctatggaagcatcagaagaacaagagaacagaagcactgaagttctgatggtatcacgctcagaagcacttcaaggtcagaagatcagaagatgctaggcaccaagctgtttgactctgatgatattcaaacgttgtattcacaaacatcagatcagaaggaagtgcgagtggcaagctacgctgactgacaaaaggaacgttaaaagctattctaggctacgtcagtagacacagcgtgaacaaggctcgaggtagttgacaaaagcgtataacattaaatgcgatgctgtacggaacacgcaaagcattaaatgcactcaacggtcatcttctccaaacgcctataaatatgaagttctgatgagaagcaaggttaacgattctgcaccaaaacaactcatattaaacttgctcaaacgctgttcaaatcaaaactcaaaatcttcatcttcatcaaagctcactacattgcttttgtaatatattagtgagattaagcttaaacgattaagagaaatatcacagttgtgattatcgctttcaagaagcatttgtaatactcttagaattgattacattaagttgtaaggaactagagtgatcgtgtggatcagaatactctaggaagtcttagaggttatctaagcaggttgtaactagagtgatcgtgtggatcagtagactctagaaaagtcttagagggtatctaagcagttgttcctggagtgatcagtgtgtgatcagaagactctggaagacttagttgctgactaagtggaaaaccattgtaatccgtgcgattagtggattaaatcctcagttgaggtaaatcatctctgcgggggtggactggagtagtttagttaacaacgaaccaggataaaaataactgtgcaatttatttttatctgtcaagtttttaaagctacacttattcaaacccccccccccctttctaagtgtttttctatccttcaatagatagtttcaaagaatttttgaaaagcttggatttctttaatattagtggaagtacctttttggaagttctcctgcacatcattgaaagctgcagttagttcctgagcaaggctatcagcatcaaaaatttgagagctataatactctgtccaccattgatgaaaatctggtgtagagtaaaaagaaggttcaaaaggaataggagaaagattggtgacgtcaacgtatttgtcgattttttgttcacattcttcttcagtcaaatacaaagtgtggaaacacatatggttccttttctcatataagcacttgggtgttatttgagttagcccaaattgtcttgagaccaaattcggttgatagcacatgaggatacattgaccctttgatggtcgaagacggtgggaaaacaatcttggagtcagaaaggcttcccaaatttccatagattcagtttgttgatcctgagatgttggtggaaattttcgagtgaaccattcaggacctattgttctgtgtacaaatggggccatagaaggatcgaactggtcacgccgagcaaacatcatcgaatacgccaggaaatgttcatgaagctttcccatttcttcttttggagttaggtaagctaacctggtcccctctatagttcgatttttgattatgctatcctcctcattgacatctcctcgaaagggaagatgagtttagaatgtagcattaagccacagttgcaatagccagaaaggaccagcataaagtaaactaccagatttgaaattcttggtaaggtttgcagcttcactaaggttttcataaagagaccctagaagtagttggctgaggttgagctttttcccagcatgcaattgattagccatgcaaaggtaccttttcgcaacttggatagaccttgaacagaaggcacatcgtgaaagccataatgctagaaaagcaatatgctcttcatcagatactgtcgcttcagtggtaatatgatgcttctggatgaatgctgtataagtgacttgcgaatcgttaaaaccaatagtgtcattatccatttcattggggtcgaaggtttcaccagttggtcgaagtcctgtaatagcggccacgtcgaaaagcgtgggggtaaccattccacatgggagatggaaggtgttgtgagaagcatcccaaaaatgaaccgctgctactaacatgggttggttgtattctaaacccgttcttgacagttgaatcaaatcgtatattcctaatgttttccagaaggatcctttttgtttctctaccctttctagccaggcatagtacaagtcaggatctttggctaaagggattgacctaaacacttttacagaattggtcatatagtttaacctaattttgtttaaagctaaagggattgcggttgaagtttcctcaatattagcagatttgcctaaaggagagcgaccgtcttcatctatcttaactttgctaactaatggtctagtcttgtagtaagcaggaaaaaacttattcatagattggatactttcactcggtaacggacccataaaggcaagagttttttcagagagttcaaagggaatgattacctgggaagcgtaaatagcgcgtatttcttcagtgttagggtttggaacgaactctcgttccccagaacgtgttgttgattggagcttcaaagcgggttgaagaacatttgaagatgaagccatgaagaaattttttgattaaaagaacaagattctaaaaagagtgaagatgtttcaattttttttggtgaagaagatgaatgaaaggcggtatagagacacaagatcaagtatttaaaggtttaacggaaacctttttagatcttttgggtaaaacccgagagacacgtggcggctggtgatttaatccaacggcggtcgaatgagttagcttcactcctagtatgtaggagtaatgatcaggaagtaaggttaaaacgtgggaatgtaagttatgagaagacatctttgaaaatgacaagacgtttcggaaacagtgttatcagtgattatgacgctagtcagcagtcttggaactttcaaggatcataaaacgaaatcttataatgacaagaaacgcctatttctgttgattctcgaaacaggcatttattgggggcaatttgttagctgaagatttcgttttatgttgtttgtccttcgaaggagttgagaatcgaaggaaagatggttactgatggccatcccttaaaaagtaaaagaatggctactgatggtcatgcttcgaaaaataaagacttctaagttcgatgaagataagtgaacgatgaaagattaatgaaagcatatgtcttcgggacttagacaaaattcatagaatatgtattcaagtattactacttagcgtgttttttagtagtgtttgtttaatacactgccacgcgtcgaagatggactcaggcgggaagatttgaaattcgaagacggtttcgtaaccgttcaacaacagatggcttcgctggaagttctgatgagaaacgtggcagcagatcagtataggaccgttaaggtcgaaactagtataaataggagtcttagtgttaggattctgtgtgttcattttgtacaaatcactcacatatttactcaagtatcaagcgttaagagaaagagttcgctgagaaaatgtacgtatgacaccaccattttaatacatgtgtattatctttttgtttttatctttcagaattactgcatttcgtttacttcttgccatttacgtttctgcatctttactttaacgtcatttactttcgaattactttcatgctatttactttcaaagtcttttatatttctgcagtttaagattctttacgtttcaattgtccttttaattttttttttatgtcatgtcacttcgatgaagtcacatttatatgtaacaaagtgattgtcaagactatttgttctgttaatcgaacaacgcttattgaagaagacaaataatgaatatggttcgaacaaacattgataacaatcttcttgactatgtgtcctaggatcaatctagtcgatcctgcaagtaaccaaatcatatttattatagtttggaagactagcggttgtttaccggaaatcaccgtaaacaggtgTATATGGGTTAAAGCTCTAAAAAGATTAGGAATCATATAGCTAGTCTTATGATTTAGGGGTTGCTTGTGGGTTGGATCTTTTGATCACCTTTGTATTTGacttgttttttgaattaatatatttctcctttgattaaaaaaaaagcataaatcgCTTACACTCATTTCTATAttcattatataattaattatatttcaataaataataaaCTTTAAATCTTTAACACAATCATAATACTTTTAATTTGGTTATAAAGTTTAAATGATTCGTCAAGTCCAAAAAAAGTAATTTGATAAAGTTACAAAAAATTGTGAAATAAACTTAACTTTAAAATATGagttgaaaaatgaaaaaaaaacacacaaatttgaaataaactaataataaatataaataaacctTAAAAATATgtgattctaaaaaaaaattactcaAAAAAATTACCTCCAACACTTAATGGGTATTATATTACTTAAATTTTCCAAGAAAAATTTGAGCATACGTAGAGTTCGAGAACAATATATGGTTGATAGTGGCAGGAATCCTCTCGTTGTTGGTCGTGAAattggggatgtgatagaccccTTTGAAAATTTTGTTTCTCTGTGTCACCTATGACAATAGGGATGTTAATAATGATTGTGAGCTTAAATCCTCTCATGTTGACAATCAACCCTGAATGAGTCTCGGTGAAAACGACCTCATGAACATTTACACCTAGAAATTTCTCTTTTTGACGCAATATGTACTTAATTGACATACATGTTGTCATAATGAAGTTTTTAATGTGTTGCTCtgatttatttacttttatttcttttattatgaTAGGTTCTTGTGGATCTTGATTTACCTAGCCCAAAAAACCCTGTTTTTAGGGAGTACATTTATTGGTTAGTTAATCAATTACATACCTTATGGGTTGATGACTGATATTTCATAAACTATTAATGTCAGTTTTAgtttgtatattttattttatccaaccaATATTTAACTTCTTAGGTAAACTAATGGAAAATAGATTCCATGTTTTTTCATGCAATCATGATGTTTGTGGTCATTCAATTTTGATCAGACAATTTATCAAAAAaagatttaaattttattttataattttaaatatatatgtatttCTTTTAGGCACATCCATTTGATTTTGACTAGACGATTATTAATATATGAGTATGTCACTACTACAAATAGTCCCTTTTACCTCAGTTGAAAAAGAGGTTTTTCCTCGGTTTCATATGTGAAGTAAAGAATGGCGTCATGAAATCTGCTCCGTTTTATACTTCATTCGCAactacaattttattatttttaaagttgGATGGCACACCCCACATTTTCTCTTGATTATTAGAAAAGTGAGGTAATAGAGTCAGTCTTATTACctcaatttattttaataactgagggaaaacattgttatttatttttttctatattaTTGTTTTAACCTGTATTAAAGAATCTTTTTGTGTCCAATTCTGAACTAAAATATTATATCTTTTGTTCATTTCTGAAACAGAAATATTGTATCAAAAATATTCATTGCTTACACTAATTACAAAGCCAAAATGACACCCACCTTACAATTTTAAAACAaaccactatgccaaatttgtcttttagcagcacccctattaaagcgcttttaggaaaaagcgctggtataggtttcgctaaaaacaaaataaaaaaacacgcaaataaagcgctcttaaagggggggttacgaaagcgctttcaaaaagcgctcttataggggggtacgaaagcgctttaaaaaagcgctcttatagggggggtacgaaagcgcttctcaaaagcgctcttatagggggcttatgaaagcgctttcaaaagcgctgctatagggggtggggtacaagagcgctttttccctaaaaagcgctggtaaaggcagggctaccagagcgctttttaaaagcgcttttatagctgtttcataattaaaatttttaaaatcaaaattattctgATATGCGTTTCATAATCCCTAATCTTCTTTCTCTGCCATCGCTGCCCAGAATACGAAAACTCCATCGCTGCCCAGAATACGAAGACGAAGAAGAACTCATCTTAACCTCCAtaaaaataccctccataaaaatACGAAGAACTCATCGCTGCCCAGAATACGAAGAACTCATCGCTGACCAGAATACGAAGACGAAGAAGAATCGCTGCCCAGAAGAGAAGAACTCATCGCTGCCCAGATTTAAAGGTTCTTCCATTTTCATGTTTTCTTCATTTACGATTGTATTACTGTGTAACCTATATGCCCTTTCTTTTTTCTCATGCTTTATTTTGAAACATTGCTTCAACAAATCCTAGTTCAAACTCCAAAAATCATCTCATCTTTACCTTTTGATTCAACTTGGACTGATTTACTCAGTCCCTCTTCATGTTCTAGATTTCTTTTCTAAAGTATTAACTATGGATTTAGCTTCAAAGCTTATAAGCTCAGAAGAGAAAACCAAAATGAGTCTGAAACACATGTTTCAGAATTCAATTGATGTATCTATCATGAAAGGAACATTTGCCACTTCTTTGCATACACTTGTATTATCAAATTGTCTTCTGATTGCATTTCCATGGATAGTTAGTAACTGTTTCGGTTTGGCTAGTACTTTTTGGTGCTACATGATATTTGGAACGATTTGTTTTGGAGCTATAGGGAAATTGTTGATGGTGTATTTGGAATGGAGTGCTATTTGGGAAATGAGTATTGTGATATCAGTGTTGGAGGGTGTTTATGGGATTGGAGCTATGAGAGTTTCTTGTTACTTTAGCAGTGGTAATCAGAAGAGAGGGCTTGTTTTGAtgcttgttttctttgtttttggagGTTTTTTAAGGTTGGTTTGTATCTACTTTGAATGCTATAAAGGAGGTAGTGGAGTTTTTCTACAAATTAGTGTTCTTACTGTGATGAATACATTGAAATGGGTGGCTTGTGTGATTTATTTCAATGATTGCAAAGAGAGGAAAATGGAGAAGAAAGCTTTTGTTTTGAGCAAGGAGAAGAAagttgatggtgatgatgaagaaatGGGTAAAGTTGAGATTGAAAGTAGTAGTAATTCATGAAAGATATAGTTTTGATGTATGATTTAGTTGTAAGAGTTTTGAATAATGAACCTGACATGTTTGAGTTAGAAATGTTCATAAATTATACTGTGTCAATATATTAAGATGTAATGATCTATGTTAAAAGAGAGGTTACACATGTAAAAATGCTTGTCTATCCATgtcattttatactcttcaattaatttttttattttatatttttcaggaatatctttgctagataggggttacttgtgaagagtgaaagtttgatcgttttcaagaatcttacattgtgtgggtctagaagttgcttactactatacaggtaattaattgttctctctcgccaaagtaatatgttaatgtgttaatgttttaatgtattGAAGTTTTAACATGAGTGATAGATTCTAAActgtgttaatgttttaatgtattGAAGTTTTAACATGAGTGATAGATGTACtgttttaatattgttttaatagATAGATATAAGAGAGGTTTATGTTATAATATATTTGTGGTAGACTAGAGAGGTTGCATGTTAAATCTAATAGTTTTGTAACATAATTTTTCCCTACCAGCCTGTGGCTTATTTTCTCTGATTCCAGACTAAAAACAGAACAAAACACTAACAATTGAATTGCCATGTCCCTTTGTGTCATTCTCATTGGTGtagtgtaatactcattattccgacatgtggaatattctctgatttttaagtgatgaacttactaactttataacttttagattatattaagtaatactcattattccgacatgtggaatattcttgatgtcaatttcgttaatcgttaagtgatgaacttactaactttgtgaattgacttcgccataggggttacttgtgaagagtgaaaagtttgaccgtttttgtttagcttaattaagacatggataagacatggatgaattcaaaccgattgtcgaaagagtttGAGAAAGgtgtatgggaattcgttaagtttgcggttgcgcactccaaagacccgattcgaatgttgtgtccttgcttgggttgctgttatgg
The Vicia villosa cultivar HV-30 ecotype Madison, WI linkage group LG6, Vvil1.0, whole genome shotgun sequence genome window above contains:
- the LOC131614608 gene encoding uncharacterized protein LOC131614608; the protein is MDLASKLISSEEKTKMSLKHMFQNSIDVSIMKGTFATSLHTLVLSNCLLIAFPWIVSNCFGLASTFWCYMIFGTICFGAIGKLLMVYLEWSAIWEMSIVISVLEGVYGIGAMRVSCYFSSGNQKRGLVLMLVFFVFGGFLRLVCIYFECYKGGSGVFLQISVLTVMNTLKWVACVIYFNDCKERKMEKKAFVLSKEKKVDGDDEEMGKVEIESSSNS